GATAATGCCAATGAACCGTTGCACCGGTTTGCTGGCCAGTTTGACCAGGGCGTCGACGCCGATATGGCCTGCGGTGCGCACGCCGTACGACAGCCCGAAAAATATCAGCCAGCCAAACAGGGCCTTGGTCAGTGAGGTGCTCCAGGTCATGGCTTGTGCCATACCCATGACGCCGTCGCCGATGGCGAACAGCGATTCGCTGGCGCCTTCCCAGCTCTCGGCGAGGCGGTAGAACAGGGTGTAGAGGTTGTTGAGGACAACGTAGACGAATGTTACCAACGTCATGGCCGCCAGAAGGAAGACGATGAAGCCTTCCTCGAAGTGTTCCCAGATGCGCCGAAGAGCATTCATGGATGGCATCTCCTGTAGCGGATGGCAGGCAGGTGCTGCCAAGGCGGCAACACCTGTCGTCCACCGATCATTGGGCCTGGTTGGCAGCTTCAGCCGCGGTGATCAGCTCGGCGCCGATATCGCCTTCGAACTTCTTCCACACGGGCTTCATCGCAACGCGCCATTGGTCGCGCTGCTCAGGCGTCAGGATGATGATCTCGGTGGTCTTGGCCGCAATGATGCTCTGCTTGGCGTTCTGATTCAGCTGCTCGGCCTCTTTGTTCACATGGGCGGTGACTTCGACGAGGATCTTGTCCAGCTCGCCACGAAGCTCTGGCGATAAACCATTCCAGAATTTGGTGTTGGTGATCAGCATGTAGTCCAGTACACCGTGGTTGGATTCGGTGATGTACTTCTGTACTTCATGCATTTTCTGGCTGTAAATGTTCGAGTAAGGATTTTCCGCTCCGTTGACAACACCGGTCTGCAAGCCTTGATAAACCTCGGCGAAGCTCATCTTGCGTGGATTGGCGCGTATGACCTTGAACTGTTCCTCTAGCACGGCAGAGGCCTGCACCCGGAACTTCAACCCACGGGCATCACCCGGCACTCGGAGCGCTTTGTTCGCGGACAGTT
This region of Pseudomonas mandelii genomic DNA includes:
- a CDS encoding TRAP transporter small permease yields the protein MNALRRIWEHFEEGFIVFLLAAMTLVTFVYVVLNNLYTLFYRLAESWEGASESLFAIGDGVMGMAQAMTWSTSLTKALFGWLIFFGLSYGVRTAGHIGVDALVKLASKPVQRFIGIIACLFCLTYAGLLSIASFGWIQTLMVAQIGAEDLGQYGIMQWHIGLIVPVGFALVFIRFAEILVRILQNRQTGLGLADEAADALKLTEHEDDKS
- the dctP gene encoding C4-dicarboxylate TRAP substrate-binding protein DctP, producing the protein MFKPMWKALACALALGTMSTVMAADPVIIKFSHVVAEQTPKGQGALLFKKLVEERLPGKVKVEVYPNSSLFGDGKEMEALLLGDVQMIAPSLAKFEHYTKTVQLFDLPFLFDDISAVDRFQLSPQGQGLLKSMEDKNITGLAYWHNGMKQLSANKALRVPGDARGLKFRVQASAVLEEQFKVIRANPRKMSFAEVYQGLQTGVVNGAENPYSNIYSQKMHEVQKYITESNHGVLDYMLITNTKFWNGLSPELRGELDKILVEVTAHVNKEAEQLNQNAKQSIIAAKTTEIIILTPEQRDQWRVAMKPVWKKFEGDIGAELITAAEAANQAQ